The proteins below come from a single Candidatus Obscuribacterales bacterium genomic window:
- a CDS encoding phenylpyruvate tautomerase MIF-related protein: MPFIKVQTSIPAPDAATVDALLKDLSVSLAKHLGKPESYVMTAFQPDIAMTFGGTTQPTCYIEIKSVGTMGGDRTRAMSQDFCAKIHTALGIPANRTYIEFADAPGAMWGWNGSTFG, from the coding sequence ATGCCCTTCATCAAAGTTCAAACTTCCATTCCCGCCCCTGATGCGGCCACGGTTGACGCCCTGCTGAAGGATCTATCCGTTAGCTTGGCCAAGCATTTGGGTAAACCCGAGTCCTACGTGATGACTGCCTTTCAGCCCGACATCGCCATGACCTTTGGGGGCACCACCCAACCCACCTGCTATATCGAAATTAAAAGTGTGGGCACCATGGGAGGCGATCGCACCCGCGCCATGAGCCAAGATTTTTGCGCCAAGATCCATACTGCCTTGGGCATCCCAGCCAATCGCACCTACATCGAATTTGCTGACGCCCCAGGAGCCATGTGGGGATGGAATGGTTCCACCTTTGGCTAG
- a CDS encoding flavin reductase family protein — MLDEQAKKTMLRKIPHGLYVCGVKDGDEVNGFTASWVMQASFQPPLVVNCVKNDSGSHAMIKSSQVFALSVLEEGQKSMAQTFFKPQRRVGNKFEEVEFYLGETGCPIITDSLGYVECRVVGAVEHGDHTVFVGEVIAAGVHREGNPLLLESTGWQYGG; from the coding sequence GTGCTCGACGAACAGGCCAAGAAAACTATGCTTCGCAAAATCCCCCACGGGCTTTATGTCTGCGGAGTCAAGGATGGCGATGAGGTCAACGGCTTCACGGCAAGCTGGGTGATGCAAGCCTCGTTTCAGCCGCCCTTGGTGGTCAACTGCGTGAAAAATGATTCTGGCTCCCACGCCATGATCAAAAGCAGCCAAGTCTTTGCCCTAAGTGTGTTGGAAGAAGGGCAAAAGTCCATGGCTCAAACCTTCTTTAAGCCCCAACGACGGGTTGGCAACAAGTTTGAAGAGGTAGAGTTTTACCTCGGAGAAACCGGCTGCCCGATCATTACCGACTCCCTCGGCTATGTAGAATGCCGCGTTGTTGGTGCTGTGGAGCATGGCGACCACACCGTATTTGTGGGAGAAGTGATCGCCGCTGGCGTTCACCGAGAAGGCAATCCGCTCCTTCTAGAAAGCACCGGCTGGCAATATGGCGGATAG